One Pirellulales bacterium genomic window, TTCATGCTCGGCCCGTGGGATTGGAAGCCGTCGTCCGGGCAGTTGCTGCTGAACGTGGCCGCGAATCGCGCGATTCTCGCGCCGCGCGGATACTTGAGCCTATGCGACGCGCGGGATGTGGCGTCAGGCATCGTAGCGGCGCGCGATCGGGGCCAATGCGGACGCCGCTACATTCTCGCCGGCAAGACGATGGAGTGGATCGAACTGTTGCGCTTGCTCGCCGACGTTTGCGGTGCCCGGCGGCCGTTGATGCGCGGCGGGCCGCTAATGCTCAAAATTGGTGGCTGGGGCGGGGATGTGTGGGGACGCCTCTCCGGCCACGAACCGGCGGTCAATTCGGCCGCCATCGCCATGGCTTGGGTGACCAAGAATTATACGAGCGCTCGCGCGATCGCCGAACTCGGCTACACCATACGACCGAGCACTGACACCGTGCCCGATGCATGGCAATGGTTTCGCACGCACGACAAAGGCTGACTCGTTATCGCCCGGCCTGGCGTTTGCGAAAATCAGCCAGCCACGATTCGATTTCCGCAGCGAGTGCGGACAGCCCCTTTTCCTGAGCGATGCGCAGCGCACTTTCGGCAGAGGCGATGGCCTTGTTCGCATCAAAGGATTGCGCGTGGGCTTTAGCGGCTGCAAAATGCGTTTCCGCATCGTCCGGTTCCTGGGCCGAGGCCAGGTCAAATTGTGCCGCGGCTTCGCTGGCGCGCCCCAGTTGCAACAGGGCTTGCCCATAGCTGCGATAAAGCGAACTCGATCGTTGGCCGTGCTTGGCGGCCAACTGAAACTCGGCGATCGCTTCGCGTGGCCGGCCGGCGCCCGCCAGGGCGCGTCCCAGATCGTAATGCAACGCGGCATCCTCGGGTTCCGCCTTCACAGCCTTTTGTAGAGGACCGATTGCGGCCGTCGGCTGCTGCGACTCGACGAGAGCGCGTCCCAACTCCCTGGTCGCTTCCCGATAGTCTGGCTGCAGGCGCAATGTCATCTCGAATTCGGAGACCGCCTGCCGCGGTTGCTGGTCGGCGGCCAGAGCGCGACCCAGGTGGTAATGCAGTTTCGGCACGTCGGGAGCCAAACGCACGGCGTGCTTGAGCCGCGCCACCGCCTCGCGCGGCCGATTAAGCTCAATGAGCGCCAATCCCATATAATCGAAGGTCGGCGGCGAATCAGGTTGCAGACGCAACGATTCTTCCAACTCCCGCAATCCTTCTTCGGCGCGGCCCGCCTTGACCAGCAGAATCCCCAGGTTTCGATAGACATCTTCGGGATGGTCGTATTGCAGGCGGATTGCTTCCCGAAATGCGGGAATTGATTCATCGACGCGGCCGGAAAGGGCCAGAGCGGTCCCCAGGTTCATGTGCAACATCGCATTAGCGACTTCTGGCCTGGGCGATTTCGCGGCCTCGGCCAAAGCTCCGACGGCCTCCTCGGCACGTCCGGCGTGAATCAAGAACGTTCCATAACTCGCCAAAATGACAGGATTGTGCGGCTGATTGCGGAGCGCATCCTGCCAA contains:
- a CDS encoding tetratricopeptide repeat protein, producing the protein MVGLFYLLTLYGALRYWTAGDEPARVGWLLFATTACLAGMASKEVMVTAPVVVLLFERAFVAGSLRQALRQSWPLYVGLALGWTLLFALNQSGPRSGTAGFRLGVSPLAYWCTESKALLLYLKLVVWPWPLVIHYDMPYLDTFAAAWPWVLPALLLAMASLYLLWRNTIAGFVAAAIWLILSPTLVVPIITEVAVERRMYLPLAALCALAVAGGYFVLGKMWPRNIASTDGLSGPRAGALAAATIAVVAVAGAYGMLDARRMVAYESPLGLWQDALRNQPHNPVILASYGTFLIHAGRAEEAVGALAEAAKSPRPEVANAMLHMNLGTALALSGRVDESIPAFREAIRLQYDHPEDVYRNLGILLVKAGRAEEGLRELEESLRLQPDSPPTFDYMGLALIELNRPREAVARLKHAVRLAPDVPKLHYHLGRALAADQQPRQAVSEFEMTLRLQPDYREATRELGRALVESQQPTAAIGPLQKAVKAEPEDAALHYDLGRALAGAGRPREAIAEFQLAAKHGQRSSSLYRSYGQALLQLGRASEAAAQFDLASAQEPDDAETHFAAAKAHAQSFDANKAIASAESALRIAQEKGLSALAAEIESWLADFRKRQAGR